A part of Haladaptatus caseinilyticus genomic DNA contains:
- the hisS gene encoding histidine--tRNA ligase, producing MDTFESLKGFYDRYPAEWSAWRELVDTVEETGREFGFREIDAPSVEPTDLFRVKSGEDIVEETYSFEDKGGREVTLIPEQTPTRARLVQQRKDLGAPIKWFDTSKRWRYEAVQRGRDREFFQTDFDIFGVESVEADGEIIACASTIFKKLGVADSVEFKLNDRQLLDALLRGIGVGESKDVMRVIDKKEKISRDEFLAKLEAEGVDRATAEEIDELTAISGEMESALVELSDKAPENEAANEAIDRMHGLYDVLSAYGVESMCSFDLSIVRGMDYYTGLVFEAFATESDLRALFGGGRYDELIGQFGGQDVPAIGFAFGYSPTMQLLKELDEWPEEAISTDAYVLTISDSVREIGLEYAMELRRGGLKVETDLTDRSVGEQFGYADRINAEYTIVVGERDLNEGVVTVQNMESGEEEKVPKDEVVEHVLKILPR from the coding sequence ATGGATACCTTCGAGAGTCTAAAAGGATTTTATGACCGCTACCCAGCAGAGTGGTCGGCGTGGCGCGAACTCGTGGACACCGTTGAGGAGACGGGTAGGGAGTTTGGGTTTCGCGAAATCGATGCACCGAGCGTGGAACCTACCGACCTATTTAGGGTAAAGTCTGGAGAAGACATCGTCGAGGAGACCTACAGTTTCGAAGACAAGGGTGGGCGTGAAGTGACACTCATCCCAGAACAGACACCGACTCGGGCTCGACTGGTCCAACAACGTAAGGACTTGGGAGCCCCCATTAAATGGTTTGACACATCCAAACGCTGGCGTTACGAGGCGGTACAGAGAGGTCGTGACCGTGAGTTCTTCCAGACCGACTTCGACATTTTTGGCGTCGAATCCGTGGAGGCGGACGGGGAAATCATCGCCTGTGCTAGTACCATCTTCAAAAAGCTCGGTGTTGCTGATTCAGTTGAGTTTAAACTTAATGACCGTCAGCTGCTCGATGCATTGCTCCGAGGAATCGGCGTCGGCGAGAGCAAGGACGTAATGCGCGTCATTGACAAGAAGGAGAAAATTAGCCGCGATGAGTTCCTCGCCAAACTTGAAGCCGAGGGGGTTGACCGGGCAACTGCCGAGGAAATCGACGAACTAACCGCCATCAGTGGCGAGATGGAGAGCGCGCTGGTCGAACTCTCGGACAAAGCCCCCGAAAACGAGGCTGCGAACGAGGCAATCGACCGAATGCACGGCCTCTACGACGTACTGTCAGCTTATGGCGTCGAATCGATGTGTTCGTTCGACCTCTCTATCGTTCGAGGGATGGATTACTACACCGGTCTCGTATTTGAGGCGTTTGCCACCGAAAGTGACCTCCGTGCCTTGTTTGGCGGTGGTCGCTACGACGAACTCATCGGGCAGTTCGGTGGCCAAGACGTTCCAGCAATCGGATTTGCGTTCGGCTACTCGCCGACGATGCAATTGCTGAAGGAACTCGACGAATGGCCGGAGGAAGCGATTTCGACCGACGCCTATGTTCTGACGATTTCTGACTCCGTACGCGAAATCGGACTGGAGTATGCGATGGAACTCCGTCGTGGTGGACTGAAAGTCGAAACTGACCTCACCGACCGAAGTGTTGGGGAGCAGTTCGGCTACGCCGACCGCATCAACGCGGAATACACTATCGTCGTCGGCGAGCGAGACTTGAACGAGGGTGTCGTGACGGTACAGAACATGGAATCAGGCGAGGAAGAAAAGGTTCCAAAAGATGAGGTCGTAGAGCACGTCCTTAAAATCCTGCCGCGTTAA
- a CDS encoding thiaminase II/PqqC family protein, whose protein sequence is MTKAPTCVAYTYFLLRAAYKGSIAELAAVIYPFGLGDLYIVDHMKTMPSPLTISTHSSFKSYTSDGIRESTAWMRTLVNQCAESFSGERDAMRKCFLTVRASKRRFREYSTIGEDMEMNSITTHAN, encoded by the coding sequence GTGACGAAAGCTCCGACCTGTGTCGCGTACACGTATTTCCTCCTCCGGGCGGCCTACAAGGGATCGATCGCCGAACTTGCTGCGGTGATATATCCCTTTGGCTTGGGCGATCTCTACATTGTGGACCATATGAAGACAATGCCAAGTCCGTTGACCATCAGTACACACTCTTCATTCAAGAGTTACACCAGCGACGGGATTCGTGAATCGACTGCGTGGATGCGCACGCTCGTAAATCAATGCGCCGAATCATTCTCCGGTGAACGCGACGCTATGCGAAAATGTTTTTTAACAGTACGCGCCTCGAAACGGCGTTTTAGGGAATATTCTACGATAGGGGAAGACATGGAAATGAACTCGATAACGACCCACGCAAACTAA
- a CDS encoding DUF7563 family protein — translation MVWKPKSNSSRYVNCRNPACKNKHVTPKFVRTFGADGVVHACPECAPWAALKSGAAADPTFARQTNRRQ, via the coding sequence ATGGTCTGGAAGCCGAAGTCGAATTCGAGTCGATACGTGAACTGTCGAAATCCAGCGTGTAAAAACAAACACGTTACACCGAAGTTCGTTCGGACGTTCGGAGCTGATGGGGTTGTCCATGCATGCCCTGAATGTGCACCCTGGGCAGCACTGAAAAGTGGCGCCGCCGCGGACCCGACGTTCGCGCGTCAAACGAATCGAAGACAGTAA
- a CDS encoding sensor histidine kinase: MSKYNPKHKQSPVSKGRILLLINHRKNRRLLADWLKPEYDVITPESSIESSFDLCIVDESSFSQYRDDLITQKETTSPSFLPYLFITSTTSPAQTPEMWEEVDEVITTPIEKAVLQARINGLLERRRLSVEIEQDKKQSEKRFKTLFQTAPDPVFVLDIDGQIQSVNSAFCEVSGLDRASILGEPIESIPAFPNESLEQLTEDIYQHEDDKLPPYSITYTAPDGETRYAEINTARMQFDTERPEIIGIFRDVTEHKHRKQELQHQNERLDEFASMLAHELRNPLGIAQGYLRVAESEGSEDAFEEVHEALERMEQMINEMLDLARRPEAINDTERTEFYDIIESAWSRIAPPKATLMLENVDVEISADVDRLSQVFDNLFRNAVDHVGEDVSVRVGRLSDGVYVEDDGPGISPEHYDSVFESGYTMENGTGLGLSIAQQIVEAHGWDIKVTEGSKGGARFEIRGMQLDKETE, translated from the coding sequence ATGAGCAAATATAATCCAAAACATAAGCAATCGCCTGTTTCAAAAGGAAGAATCCTATTGCTCATTAACCACCGCAAAAATCGTCGGCTACTCGCTGATTGGCTCAAGCCAGAATATGATGTTATCACACCAGAATCCAGTATCGAAAGTTCGTTCGATCTCTGTATTGTGGATGAATCATCATTTTCTCAATATCGTGACGATTTAATAACACAAAAAGAAACTACGTCACCAAGTTTTCTACCATATTTATTCATTACTTCAACGACCTCGCCTGCACAAACGCCGGAGATGTGGGAAGAGGTTGATGAAGTTATCACAACCCCGATTGAGAAAGCAGTATTGCAAGCACGTATAAATGGATTACTGGAACGCCGAAGGCTCTCTGTTGAAATTGAGCAAGATAAAAAACAAAGTGAAAAGCGATTCAAAACTCTCTTTCAAACAGCGCCTGATCCTGTGTTCGTTCTCGATATAGACGGGCAAATCCAATCAGTGAATAGCGCATTTTGTGAAGTATCTGGACTCGATCGAGCAAGTATTTTGGGGGAGCCAATTGAGAGCATTCCTGCGTTCCCGAACGAGTCGCTGGAGCAGCTCACTGAAGACATTTATCAACACGAAGACGACAAACTCCCGCCTTACTCTATAACATATACAGCGCCGGATGGTGAGACGCGATATGCAGAAATCAATACCGCCAGAATGCAGTTTGACACTGAACGTCCAGAGATTATCGGAATTTTCCGCGACGTAACCGAGCACAAACACAGAAAGCAAGAACTCCAGCATCAGAACGAACGGTTAGACGAATTTGCTAGTATGCTCGCACACGAGCTTCGGAATCCACTAGGAATAGCACAGGGATACCTTCGGGTTGCAGAGTCGGAGGGGTCAGAAGACGCCTTCGAAGAAGTCCACGAGGCACTCGAGCGTATGGAACAGATGATAAACGAGATGCTCGATCTTGCAAGAAGACCGGAGGCAATTAATGATACAGAGCGAACAGAGTTCTACGATATCATCGAAAGCGCATGGTCGCGTATTGCTCCACCCAAGGCGACCCTGATGTTAGAGAATGTCGATGTCGAAATTTCAGCAGACGTGGACCGATTGAGTCAGGTATTCGACAACCTATTTCGAAATGCTGTGGACCACGTAGGTGAAGATGTGTCCGTCAGGGTCGGACGCCTCTCAGATGGGGTTTACGTCGAAGACGATGGCCCAGGGATTTCGCCAGAACACTATGACTCCGTGTTCGAAAGTGGGTACACGATGGAAAACGGAACCGGTCTCGGCCTCTCCATTGCACAGCAAATCGTGGAGGCCCATGGTTGGGATATCAAAGTCACTGAGGGAAGCAAGGGTGGAGCTAGATTCGAAATAAGAGGTATGCAGCTCGATAAAGAAACAGAATAA
- a CDS encoding HalX domain-containing protein — MSSNTSVLIVDDERAITDLHARWLEESYDIKKAYNGTEALDQIDDSVDVVLLDRRMPDCSGQEVLDEIRSKEFDCRVAMVTAIEPDFDILELGFDAYICKPVSDPEQLREVVSSLETRSTYDSQLQEMLALASKKAALEGRKGSGELSENEEYSNLTSELESLQGDLSSTVANLDDNDLRAEFHDQNTSSSKLRQSSGQFDSSE; from the coding sequence ATGTCTAGCAATACTTCGGTCCTCATTGTTGACGATGAGCGTGCGATTACAGATCTACATGCCCGATGGCTTGAGGAATCCTACGATATCAAGAAAGCGTATAATGGAACAGAGGCGCTAGACCAGATTGATGACTCCGTAGACGTAGTCCTTCTCGACCGACGCATGCCTGATTGTTCTGGTCAAGAGGTACTTGATGAAATACGTAGCAAAGAGTTTGACTGCCGTGTGGCGATGGTAACAGCGATCGAACCCGATTTCGATATTCTTGAGCTTGGTTTTGATGCCTATATTTGCAAACCAGTTTCAGATCCAGAGCAGCTTCGTGAGGTTGTTTCATCGCTCGAAACGCGGTCCACATATGATTCGCAATTACAAGAAATGTTAGCCTTAGCATCAAAAAAGGCGGCCCTGGAAGGACGGAAAGGTTCAGGAGAGCTTTCAGAAAATGAAGAATATTCCAACCTTACGTCTGAATTAGAATCGCTCCAAGGTGATCTATCCAGCACAGTAGCTAATTTAGATGATAACGACCTCCGTGCAGAGTTTCACGATCAGAATACCTCTAGTTCAAAATTAAGGCAGTCATCGGGGCAGTTCGATAGCTCAGAGTAA
- a CDS encoding DUF7504 family protein, giving the protein MNIRNLINDFQGVSSILVLAPLTPKGNQDHIELVASALPEIENLAAVTYTQPPEQWFADWKQTVGPIPPKSRFIHASGMAQSQSFGEHTPANVDTTVVDPADPMEIIVPLSNHLKDRTESKSRAVISIQTLTVLLEYVDFDTAFRYLHILTHRIQAAGAVGFFQMDPDIHDPETINTLKTLFDVVIEVTEEGAESRSSEAYTSTNQVAEDNQSVETDSEKQPEKTNPFLGLWKSLSKLFTWNNNDDVVVHQEIDSEVDASDDPVENTPQSTVDNLVDEDMLTDEERIRSLLIHYGGRMKQADITAETSWSKSTVSRKLSKMEENEEITRVQMGRGNLVFLNGSEPEASKSPFEA; this is encoded by the coding sequence ATGAATATTCGAAACTTAATAAATGACTTCCAGGGTGTGTCCAGCATTCTTGTACTCGCTCCTTTGACGCCAAAGGGGAATCAAGATCACATCGAACTGGTAGCTTCTGCGTTACCAGAAATTGAGAACCTTGCGGCAGTCACGTATACTCAACCACCAGAACAATGGTTTGCAGATTGGAAACAAACTGTCGGACCCATACCTCCAAAATCTAGATTTATTCATGCAAGTGGCATGGCTCAGTCTCAATCTTTCGGTGAACACACGCCGGCAAATGTAGATACAACAGTTGTCGATCCAGCAGATCCAATGGAGATTATCGTACCTCTAAGCAACCATTTAAAGGACCGGACTGAATCTAAGAGTAGAGCTGTTATATCGATACAAACACTTACAGTTCTGCTTGAATATGTTGATTTTGATACTGCATTTCGGTATCTACACATACTCACACATCGAATACAAGCCGCAGGGGCAGTCGGCTTTTTCCAAATGGACCCCGATATCCATGACCCTGAAACGATAAATACACTAAAAACACTATTTGATGTTGTTATTGAGGTTACGGAAGAGGGAGCTGAGTCAAGGTCGTCAGAAGCGTATACATCCACCAATCAGGTAGCCGAAGATAATCAATCAGTTGAAACAGATTCCGAAAAACAGCCTGAAAAGACTAACCCATTTTTGGGATTATGGAAATCACTTTCGAAGCTTTTCACTTGGAACAATAACGATGATGTAGTAGTTCATCAAGAAATTGATTCGGAAGTAGATGCCTCGGATGACCCGGTAGAAAACACGCCACAATCGACAGTTGATAATCTTGTGGACGAAGACATGCTCACTGACGAAGAACGAATACGTTCTTTACTTATTCATTATGGTGGGAGAATGAAACAAGCAGATATTACTGCAGAAACTTCGTGGTCAAAGTCAACAGTAAGTCGAAAGCTCTCAAAAATGGAAGAGAATGAGGAAATAACACGAGTTCAAATGGGTCGTGGTAATCTTGTCTTCCTCAATGGGTCTGAGCCGGAAGCATCTAAATCACCCTTTGAGGCATGA
- a CDS encoding DUF7344 domain-containing protein, protein MSAAEAQIDTSESHDADGKKANPELSKDKIFHLLQTPRRRYVLRYLQEYDGTVQMRDIAEQVAAWENNTTLQELTSDQRQRVYIPLYQSHLPKLDEEGIIQYDQSRGTVKRTEVADQFDQFLLIDESAKIETQVENQIRWETYYLGVSVVSTILLVASAFGPSIVETIPSGIVGGIIVAMFAIITLAQFVTEYDEN, encoded by the coding sequence ATGAGTGCAGCAGAAGCCCAAATTGATACCAGTGAAAGCCACGATGCTGATGGAAAGAAAGCTAATCCTGAGCTCTCAAAGGATAAAATATTCCATCTCCTTCAAACACCACGACGACGGTATGTTCTTCGCTATCTTCAAGAGTATGATGGAACTGTTCAAATGCGGGATATCGCAGAGCAAGTAGCAGCGTGGGAAAATAATACGACGCTGCAGGAGCTAACCTCTGACCAACGGCAAAGAGTGTATATCCCATTGTATCAATCGCACTTACCGAAATTGGATGAAGAGGGGATTATTCAATATGACCAGAGCCGTGGCACAGTGAAGCGGACTGAGGTGGCAGATCAATTTGACCAATTCTTGCTCATCGATGAATCGGCCAAAATAGAAACACAAGTAGAAAATCAAATTCGGTGGGAGACATACTATCTTGGTGTGTCAGTAGTTAGTACCATTCTTCTCGTTGCCTCAGCCTTTGGCCCATCTATTGTTGAAACCATACCTTCTGGAATCGTTGGGGGAATCATTGTTGCCATGTTTGCGATTATAACGCTTGCGCAATTTGTCACTGAATATGATGAAAATTGA
- a CDS encoding UPF0058 family protein: MKKQELIHLHGLLVEIRNNYKVRNEETLDFQDYDSAGVHPTSIHHSKSDHKKAVFKLANGLTREMTAQETEQIPQVH, encoded by the coding sequence ATGAAGAAGCAAGAACTAATCCACCTTCACGGGCTGCTCGTTGAAATTCGGAATAACTACAAAGTGCGAAACGAAGAAACATTGGATTTTCAAGATTATGATTCAGCTGGTGTACACCCAACGTCAATCCATCACTCAAAATCGGATCACAAAAAGGCAGTATTCAAACTCGCTAATGGCCTAACCAGAGAAATGACTGCACAAGAAACGGAACAGATACCACAGGTTCACTGA
- a CDS encoding PadR family transcriptional regulator, with translation MYDLTGFQRDLLYVINGLDEPHGLAIKEELEDYYEKDIHHGRLYPNLDTLVDKGLVEKGQVDRRTNYYTLTRRGQREIDARSEWEAQYIDEKESIEAAN, from the coding sequence ATGTACGATCTGACCGGCTTCCAAAGGGATCTGTTGTACGTAATTAACGGTCTGGACGAGCCACATGGTCTTGCAATTAAAGAGGAATTGGAAGATTATTATGAAAAAGATATTCACCACGGTCGACTCTATCCAAACCTAGATACTCTTGTCGATAAAGGACTAGTCGAAAAGGGTCAAGTTGATCGTCGCACGAACTACTACACTCTAACCCGTCGTGGACAGCGTGAAATTGATGCGCGTAGCGAATGGGAAGCACAGTATATTGATGAGAAAGAATCGATAGAAGCAGCTAATTAA
- a CDS encoding transcription initiation factor IIB yields the protein MKRSTRQRERRAEQTETEEEGVKGCPECGSKELVNSADQSEIVCDDCGLVVEEDHVDRGPEWRAFNHSERQSKSRVGAPTTQTMHDKGLTTTIDWKNQDAYGRSLSSEKRSQMHRLRKWQERIRTKDAGERNLQFALSEIDRMASALGVPRSVREVASVIYRRALAEDLIRGRSIEGVATSTLYAACRQEGIPRSLEEVAEVSRVDQKEIGRTYRYISQELGLEMKPVDPKQYVPRFCSDLGVSEEVQSKANEIIDTTAEQGLLSGKSPTGYAAAAIYAASLLCNEKKTQREVADVAQVTEVTIRNRYQEQIEALGIH from the coding sequence ATGAAACGGTCCACTCGCCAACGGGAGCGCCGCGCGGAGCAAACCGAAACCGAGGAGGAGGGAGTCAAGGGCTGTCCTGAGTGCGGGTCGAAGGAGCTCGTCAACAGCGCTGACCAGTCCGAGATTGTTTGTGACGACTGTGGATTGGTTGTTGAAGAAGATCACGTCGACCGTGGGCCGGAGTGGCGCGCGTTTAATCACAGCGAGCGACAAAGCAAGTCTCGCGTAGGCGCGCCAACCACACAAACGATGCACGATAAGGGGTTGACCACTACCATTGACTGGAAAAACCAAGATGCGTATGGTCGGTCACTTTCATCAGAAAAACGGAGTCAAATGCATCGTTTGAGGAAATGGCAAGAACGTATCCGGACTAAAGACGCTGGCGAGCGCAACCTTCAATTCGCACTTTCTGAAATTGACCGTATGGCGTCTGCACTAGGCGTCCCACGATCGGTACGTGAAGTCGCCTCCGTCATTTATCGTCGAGCACTCGCAGAAGACTTGATACGAGGACGTTCGATTGAAGGCGTTGCAACGAGCACTCTATATGCAGCTTGCCGACAAGAGGGGATTCCACGGAGCCTTGAGGAAGTTGCAGAAGTATCTCGCGTTGATCAAAAGGAAATTGGTCGGACATATCGCTACATTTCGCAAGAGCTCGGATTGGAAATGAAGCCAGTGGATCCTAAGCAATACGTACCACGATTTTGCTCGGATCTTGGTGTTAGTGAAGAAGTGCAGTCGAAGGCGAATGAAATCATCGATACAACTGCAGAACAAGGCCTACTTTCAGGAAAATCTCCCACAGGTTATGCAGCTGCTGCGATTTACGCTGCTTCGCTTCTATGTAACGAAAAGAAAACTCAGCGTGAAGTGGCAGATGTTGCTCAAGTGACTGAGGTTACTATTCGCAACCGATATCAAGAGCAAATCGAAGCACTCGGAATTCACTAA
- a CDS encoding PadR family transcriptional regulator, whose product MSEAKTITDPKTTARDLTAFQQNVLIVLSEESRYGLAIKRELESFYDEEVNHGRLYPNLDTLIERGLVEKSELDKRTNEYGITEDGIAVLLDSFEWRFGKFITDNDRAEQLRDLIEADQQ is encoded by the coding sequence ATGTCAGAGGCAAAAACTATTACCGATCCGAAGACCACCGCGCGTGATCTTACTGCATTCCAACAGAACGTCCTCATAGTCCTTTCTGAGGAGTCTCGATACGGTCTCGCTATCAAGCGAGAACTGGAAAGCTTCTACGACGAGGAGGTAAACCATGGCCGCTTGTACCCCAATCTGGATACCCTCATCGAGCGTGGATTGGTCGAAAAAAGTGAACTCGACAAGCGGACGAATGAGTACGGCATCACCGAGGATGGTATAGCTGTACTGCTTGACTCGTTTGAATGGCGGTTCGGCAAGTTCATCACGGACAATGATCGTGCAGAACAGCTCCGTGACTTAATCGAAGCAGATCAACAGTAA
- a CDS encoding UPF0058 family protein, translating into MKKQELIHLHGLLSEVRTRFETKTDSESDFSSYDEQKTRPTSIHHSKNDHRNAVLTIADDLTANMMKTESKTVAPHAD; encoded by the coding sequence ATGAAAAAACAAGAGCTCATTCACCTGCATGGCCTTCTTTCAGAAGTACGAACTCGATTTGAAACAAAGACTGATTCCGAATCCGATTTTTCAAGCTATGACGAACAAAAAACACGACCAACTTCTATTCACCACTCGAAAAACGATCACCGAAATGCAGTGCTTACAATAGCTGATGATCTCACAGCTAATATGATGAAGACGGAGTCAAAGACTGTCGCGCCTCACGCTGATTGA
- a CDS encoding DsbA family protein, whose protein sequence is MSERNSSRREFLKTVGIVTAAGLSSTIPASAANVTDAPIPDTTDDLTYATMGTAKDNPTAVVYGNFKCPYTQKFVQDGNLEAVINEYVTTGDLNVQFRALAYQPPGTTSHGSSTYYISDSDPLISEAAMGVWDVSPDDYWNFFDFMFSDLISGNVSFSEMENRMQSADVSDRNEIVDRASSDNYTESVEQSRYSAGDYDVSFTPTMVLNGETYAPHHDTDDLLSWIGKRISSASEPTDTESTSGDDSEPSSEQGTNESTSTDSSSNEENKPSESPDRSTSDESNTTDNDSSSSDTSESTSVSGSQKSNEDQSENISPSKETTSDSTTSSSKEDKEDDKQSGDESESDTDSTGFQSISIGDYCRIVLR, encoded by the coding sequence ATGTCAGAGCGAAATTCGTCGCGGAGAGAGTTTTTGAAAACAGTGGGTATCGTAACGGCAGCAGGTCTAAGCAGTACAATCCCAGCTAGTGCAGCAAATGTTACTGATGCTCCTATTCCAGATACAACTGATGACCTAACGTATGCGACAATGGGAACAGCCAAAGACAACCCAACCGCTGTCGTTTATGGGAACTTCAAATGTCCATACACACAAAAATTTGTTCAAGATGGCAACCTCGAAGCAGTAATAAACGAATATGTGACCACTGGTGACCTAAACGTACAATTTCGGGCGCTTGCGTATCAGCCGCCAGGTACCACCTCTCATGGGAGTTCGACCTACTATATCTCCGACAGTGATCCACTTATTTCGGAAGCTGCTATGGGTGTTTGGGACGTTTCACCTGATGATTATTGGAATTTCTTCGATTTCATGTTCTCAGATCTTATCTCAGGGAATGTGTCATTCAGTGAAATGGAAAATCGGATGCAATCTGCAGATGTGTCGGACCGAAATGAGATTGTAGATCGCGCTTCGTCAGACAATTACACCGAAAGTGTTGAGCAAAGCCGCTATTCGGCTGGTGATTATGATGTGAGTTTCACGCCAACAATGGTTCTCAATGGCGAAACTTACGCACCTCATCATGATACCGACGATCTGCTAAGCTGGATTGGGAAACGAATCTCGAGTGCATCTGAACCAACAGACACTGAGAGTACAAGTGGTGATGATTCAGAACCATCTAGTGAGCAAGGCACAAACGAAAGTACCTCAACGGATAGCTCTAGCAACGAAGAGAACAAACCATCAGAATCACCAGATCGTTCAACCTCTGACGAATCCAACACCACTGATAATGATTCGTCTAGCAGCGATACAAGCGAATCCACTAGTGTGAGTGGCAGTCAAAAGAGTAACGAGGATCAATCAGAAAATATCTCTCCATCGAAGGAGACAACGTCTGACAGTACCACTTCATCCAGTAAGGAAGATAAAGAAGACGACAAACAGTCAGGGGATGAGTCTGAATCAGACACAGATAGTACAGGTTTCCAATCTATCTCTATTGGAGATTATTGTCGGATAGTACTCCGTTGA